One Numenius arquata unplaced genomic scaffold, bNumArq3.hap1.1 HAP1_SCAFFOLD_86, whole genome shotgun sequence DNA segment encodes these proteins:
- the LOC141477845 gene encoding olfactory receptor 14A16-like, producing MSNGSSITEFFLLKFADTRELQLLHFWLFLGIYLAALLGNGLIITAIACDHHLHTPMYFFLLNLAVLDLGSISTTLPKAMANSLWETRAITYWGCVAQLFLFFFFVSSEYYILTIMAYDRYVAICKPLHYGTLLGSRACVHMAAAAWGSGFLYALLHTANTFSIPLCQGNVLGQFFCEIPQILKLSCSHSYLREVGLIVVSACLFFVCFLFIVVSYVQIFRAVLRIPSEQGRHKAFSTCLPHLAVVSLFISTAMFAYLKPHFISSPSLNLVVTVLYSLVPPTMNPFIYSMRNQELKDALWKLDKWTLFHRQ from the coding sequence atgtccaacggcagctccatcactgaatttttcctcttgaagtttgcagacacacgggagctgcagctcttgcacttctggctcttcctgggcatctacctggctgccctcctgggaaacggactcatcatcactgccatcgcctgtgaccaccacctccacacccccatgtacttcttcctcctcaacctcgcTGTTctcgacctgggctccatctccaccactctccccaaagccatggccaattccctgtgggaaaCCAGGGCCATCACCTACTGGGGCTGCGTGGCCcagctctttttgtttttcttttttgtgtcatCTGAGTATTACattctcaccatcatggcctatgaccgctacgttgccatctgcaaacctctgcactacgggaccctcctgggcagcagagcttgtgtccacatggcagcagctgcctggggcagtgggtttctctacgctctcctgcacacggccaatacattttcaatacccctctgccagggcaatgtcctgggccagttcttctgtgaaatcccccagatcctcaagctctcctgctcacactcctacctcagggaagttgggcttattgtggtcagtgcctgtttattctttgtgtgttttctgttcatcgtggtgtcctatgtgcagatcttcagggccgtgctgaggatcccctctgagcagggacggcacaaagccttttccacgtgcctcccccatctggccgtggtctccctgtttatcagcactgccaTGTTTGCGTACTTGAAGCCCCACTTCATTTCCTCACCGTCCCTAAATTTGGTGGTGACAGTTCTGTACTCATTGGTACCTCCAACTATGAACCCcttcatctacagcatgaggaaccaggagctcaaggatgccctaTGGAAACTAGACAAATGGACGCTATTTCACCGACAATaa